The following DNA comes from Sphingobacteriales bacterium.
AAAGCCCCGACAAAATATCTGATTTTAGGGGGTATTACCGCTGTTTTTGGCGGAGGCATCAGCATTTATACCATCCTCCATCATTCATTTACAGCAACTGCCAATCCTGCCATACCCACCAATATGAAAGCTATTGGAACACAACTTTTATCAACAGGTGTGAACGGATATGCCCTTCCCTTTGAAGTTATCAGTATTTTATTGCTTGCAGCCATGATTGCAGCCATTGTCATTGCCAAAAAAGTAATCTGAAAAATATGAATACCTTAGTTCCTTTGAGTTTCTTCCTGATTGTCAGTACTGCCATGTTTTTTATTGGCATCTGGGGTTTTATCATCAGGCGAAACCTGATTACCATTCTGATGTCGGTTGAGCTGATCTTAAATTCGGTCAATCTGAATTTTGTAGTTTTCAACCGCATTTTGTTCCCCGACCATTTTCAGGGTTTGTTTTTCTCCCTGTTTGTCGTGGCCATTGCCGCAGCTGAAGCTTCTGTGGCCATTGCCATCATCATCAATATTTACAGAAGATTTTCCACCATTGAGGTTGATAGTGTGAATGAAATGAAATATTAATCAATTAAGAAACATTAAACCATGGATATTTACAGTCTGACACCGCTGATACTTGCCATTCCCTTTGCAATGTTTTTGTTTATCGGATTGCTGGGGACAAAGTTCAAGCCTGTTTTTTCAGGAATTTTAGGAACATCCGGATTGGCTGCTGTTTTTATTCTTTCGTTGCTGACAGCATACCGGTATTTCTGGGTGGACGGAATGGCCGACCACACCTATCGTATGTTTGTGGCCGCTGAAACGACCTGGCTTACTTTCACTGAAAAACTGATTATCAAGGGTGGCGTTTTGATTGACCCCATTTCTGTCATGATGCTGATTGTGGTTTCAACCGTTTCACTGATGGTACATATCTACAGCATCGGCTATATGAAAGGTGAAAAGGGTT
Coding sequences within:
- the nuoK gene encoding NADH-quinone oxidoreductase subunit NuoK, which encodes MNTLVPLSFFLIVSTAMFFIGIWGFIIRRNLITILMSVELILNSVNLNFVVFNRILFPDHFQGLFFSLFVVAIAAAEASVAIAIIINIYRRFSTIEVDSVNEMKY